Proteins co-encoded in one Acipenser ruthenus chromosome 3, fAciRut3.2 maternal haplotype, whole genome shotgun sequence genomic window:
- the nktr gene encoding NK-tumor recognition protein isoform X1: MGVQDRPQCYFDVEINREPVGRIVFQLFSDVCPKTCTNFLGLCTGEKGRGKTTGKKLCYKGSTFHRIVKNFMIQGGDFIEGNGRGGESIYGGYFEDENFVLKHDRAFLLSMANRGKDTNGSQFFITTKTAPHLDGVHVVFGLVISGFEVIKHIENLKTDAASRPYADVRVIDCGQLTKPANDVLERRKKISPHSWDSSSSSSTSESQSDTEEKQPPPRKRKRRTRYKHLNKRRKEGKRRGSSSKKPPASQTSLCEQENADDDKGKDLNVKREKPVVRPEEIPPVPENRFLLRRDMQIHKTEPAHLAVSAVLSDQKPAITKSGRKIKGRGTMRYHTPPRSRSRSQSQDDDGDEDEKSSETPPHWKEEMQRTKIYQPPSGEKWSKGDKLNDHYSSRWEGKNASPWSRSRSHDYCSDHSTERASQNRRHKKEKRAKHRKKSKKQKHSKKLEIPKTKPKTDSTPHKTESSRSSSRKSKLSIKRERRSRSCTISSRRSSRRDWSGSDKIRRSSPLSRNSSSYSRSKSRSRSYSRSRSRSRSRTRSRSLSRSRSRSISRSRKRTSSRSPRNTRSNENNKSQVDPPRQNTQTNENVLPNAISESVPALPMSDSPPPSRWKPGQKPWKPSYVNVQEIKAKTPALLAQSSYTVKNSKENSRSSSYHDRHRHSDSERSVYSSDRSYNYKRRSRTRSSRSRSYRRSYSRSRSRGRYSSRSHTPVKYHSRSSSYSRSNSYDSYNYKTRAKSNSRERGVKHNNAIQESSPEATFGDRYLDNRKELKGEKENHRLYSSEYSTDSEKSNVKKNKKHDAVSKKQNNKSHSQSEADSIKTSEPKQKKHNTGSFREDQKSKSGWDSDSDNSKKEPGVEDGSSEFQQLESGRTNEKTSPGVEDRSSEFQQLDSGRTDEKTSSRKAFLSSKWDSEDHSETEEKKINRGGSAYSSKEEGEASSESDSEGGNSKSSKMSTRLACLSPANSETDLKKTSKKQTSIAAESSVLSSGSEKVMPKKKAKRKRKHKKRSSTKAGSRRGKTKSKGKKSKKKKQKPKETFHWQPPLEFGEEEEEERPEENVTVKQVVKEGLLKVIGETAVKHKESKSNAVETHKTPKENIQSGAASQRAQEQSTKNEQESKQSPMNVRSPRRGESTEAESSEVDGKELAEEFPEKTEQSDDSMEICTPEQNSPERDYAKTTLQQGSPLKEHVLPTNRDTENALNTTIVEALKMEPHPMNSRASSNVLVSNDSGDENDKAQNELQCLTIDPKWKPLKDLSNQQPVSSMNAEEVKSTDASDCAETKPQGLRIEIKSKSRVRPGSLFDEVRKTARLNQRQRNQESSSEERSPSIEDKSKSRSRTRSPSKSGSSQQTRSRTRSLSSSRSRTRSRSSTYSYRSRSYTRSRSRRRYSRGRSRTRSSTDRSYRRDSHSSRTYSRSRSRSRSSNRRRRSRSVTYDSYYSRSRSRSSRRRRSDSYRRSRSYDRSSRSYRSYSRSDRSYSRRRSHS; the protein is encoded by the exons ATGGGTGTTCAAGACCGGCCCCAGTGCTACTTTGACGTTGAAATCAATCGAGAGCCAG ttggacGCATTGTCTTCCAGCTTTTTTCGGATGTCTGTCCCAAGACATGTACAAATTTTCTTGGCTTGTGCACAG GTGAAAAAGGAAGAGGAAAAACAACAGGAAAGAAGCTATGTTACAAAGGCTCCACCTTCCATCGCATTGTTAAAAACTTCATGATCCAGGGTGGGGATTTCATTGAAG GTAATGGAAGAGGAGGTGAATCAATATATGGTGGCTATTTTGAAG ATGAAAACTTTGTTCTCAAACATGACAGAGCATTCCTTTTATCAATGGCAAACCGAGGCAAAGACACGAACGGGTCACAGTTTTTCAT AACTACAAAAACAGCACCTCATCTGGATGG AGTTCACGTTGTCTTTGGGCTGGTTATCTCAGGCTTTGAGGTGATAAAGCACATTGAGAATCTGAAAACGGACGCTGCCAGCAGACCCTACGCAGATGTCCGTGTGATTGATTGCGGACAGTTAACAAAGCCGGCCAACGATG TGCTGGAGCGCAGAAAGAAGATCTCTCCGCATTCATGGGATTCTTCATCGTCTTCGTCCACCTCGGAGTCCCAGAGCGACACAGAGGAGAAGCAGCCGCCGCCGCGCAAGCGCAAACGCAGAACCAGATACAAGCATCTAAACAAGAGAAGGAAGGAGGGGAAGAGAAGAGGAAGCAGCAGCAAGAAGCCCCCAGCAAGCCAAACAAG CTTGTGTGAACAGGAAAATGCTGATGATGACAAGGGGAAGGATTTGAATGTGAAGAGAGAGAAGCCTGTGGTGCGGCCTGAAGAAATCCCCCCCGTGCCAGAGAACAGGTTCTTACTGCGGAGGGACATGCAGATACACAAGACCGAGCC GGCACATCTGGCTGTATCGGCAGTTCTAAGTGATCAGAAGCCAGCCATCACAAAATCTGGACGCAAAATCAAAGGCAGAGGTACAATG AGATATCACACTCCTCCTCGGTCACGGTCTCGCTCACAGTCTCaagatgatgatggtgatgaagATGAGAAGAGCAGCGAGACCCCGCCTCACTGGAAAGAGGAAATGCAGAGAACAAAAATCTACCAGCCTCCCAGTGGAGAGAAGTGGAGTAAAGGGGACAA GCTGAATGACCATTACTCAAGCAGATGGGAAGGCAAAAATGCTTCCCCATGGTCAAGGTCCCGGTCACATGACTACTGCTCTGATCACAGCACCGAGAGAGCCAGTCAAAACAGAAGACACAAAAAGGAAAAGAGAGCAAAACACAGAAAGAAGTCTAAAAAGCAAAAGCATTCAAAAAAGCTGGAAATTcctaaaaccaaaccaaaaacagATTCAACACCTCACAAGACAGAGTCATCCCGTTCTTCAAGCAGGAAATCAAAGCTTTCTATTAAGCGTGAAAGAAGATCTAGATCTTGCACAATATCCTCAAGACGTTCCTCCAGACGAGACTGGTCAGGGTCTGACAAGATCCGTCGTTCCTCACCATTATCCAGAAACTCTTCCTCCTATTCTAGATCAAAAAGCAGATCAAGATCATATTctagaagcagaagcagaagtaGATCAAGAACGAGGTCTAGATCCTTGTCAAGGTCTAGAAGCAGATCCATATCAAGATCACGTAAGAGGACATCATCGAGATCGCCTAGAAACACACGCTCAAATGAGAACAATAAAAGCCAGGTTGATCCCCCtagacaaaacacacaaacaaatgagAATGTTTTACCAAATGCTATCTCTGAGAGTGTTCCTGCGTTACCCATGAGTGATAGCCCCCCGCCTTCAAGGTGGAAACCAGGTCAAAAGCCTTGGAAACCTTCCTATGTAAATGTTCAGGAAATCAAAGCCAAAACTCCAGCTCTACTTGCACAATCGAGTTACACAGTAAAGAACAGCAAGGAGAATTCACGATCTTCATCATACCACGACCGGCACAGACACTCGGACAGCGAGAGAAGTGTTTACTCAAGCGATAGGAGCTATAACTATAAGAGGAGGTCCAGGACCAGGTCTTCAAGAAGTAGATCATACAGGAGATCGTACAGTAGATCAAGAAGTAGAGGTCGTTATAGCTCAAGGTCACACACTCCAGTAAAGTATCATAGTCGTTCTTCATCCTACAGCAGATCCAACTCCTACGATTCCTATAATTATAAAACAAGGGCAAAATCTAATTCCAGAGAGCGAGGTGTCAAACATAACAATGCAATTCAAGAAAGTAGCCCTGAAGCTACATTTGGTGACAGGTATTTGGATAACAGAAAAGAGCTAAAAGGAGAAAAGGAAAATCACAGATTGTACTCCTCTGAGTATTCTACCGACAGTGAAAAaagcaatgtgaaaaaaaataaaaagcatgatgCGGTCTCAAAGAAGCAAAACAATAAATCGCATTCACAGTCGGAAGCCGACAGCATTAAAACATCTGAGCCAAAACAGAAGAAACATAACACGGGTTCTTTTAGGGAGGATCAGAAATCAAAGTCCGGGTGGGACAGTGATAGTGATAATTCAAAAAAAGAGCCAGGTGTTGAAGACGGATCATCTGAATTCCAGCAGCTCGAATCCGGCAGGACCAATGAAAAGACCAGCCCAGGTGTTGAAGACAGATCATCTGAATTCCAGCAGCTCGACTCTGGCAGGACCGATGAAAAGACCAGCAGCAGGAAGGCGTTTCTCAGCAGCAAATGGGATTCGGAAGATCACTCAGAAACTGAAGAGAAAAAGATCAACAGAGGAGGTTCGGCATATTCAAGCAAAGAAGAAGGTGAAGCTAGCTCGGAATCTGATAGTGAAGGCGGTAACTCTAAAAGCAGCAAAATGAGCACGAGATTGGCTTGTCTGTCACCTGCAAATTCAGAAACTGATCTGAAAAAGACCTCAAAGAAACAGACTTCAATTGCTGCTGAAAGTTCAGTTTTGAGTTCAGGAAGTGAGAAGGTAATGCCCAAGAAGAAAGCAAAACGCAAACGCAAGCACAAGAAACGAAGCTCGACAAAGGCAGGGTCCAGAAGAGGAAAGACCAAATCTAAGGGTaagaaatccaaaaaaaaaaaacagaaacccaaGGAGACATTCCACTGGCAGCCTCCTCTGGAGTTtggggaagaggaggaggaggaaagacCAGAAGAGAATGTGACTGTAAAACAGGTCGTGAAGGAAGGTCTGTTAAAAGTTATTGGGGAGACTGCAGTTAAACACAAAGAAAGTAAAAGCAATGCTGTGGAAACTCACAAGACACCCAAAGAAAACATCCAATCAGGTGCAGCTTCTCAGAGGGCTCAAGAACAGTCAACCAAAAATGAACAAGAATCAAAGCAATCGCCAATGAATGTCAGGAGTCCAAGACGAGGTGAAAGTACAGAAGCAGAATCCAGCGAAGTTGATGGTAAAGAACTTGCTGAAGAGTTCCCAGAGAAAACAGAGCAATCTGATGATAGTATGGAGATCTGTACCCCAGAGCAGAACTCTCCTGAAAGGGACTATGCAAAAACTACACTGCAGCAGGGCTCCCCATTAAAAGAGCATGTCCTTCCtacaaacagagacacagagaatgCTTTAAACACAACTATAGTAGAAGCATTAAAGATGGAGCCACATCCGATGAATAGCAGAGCCTCTTCTAACGTGTTGGTAAGCAACGATTCAGGGGATGAAAATGATAAAGCACAAAATGAATTGCAGTGTTTAACTATTGACCCAAAGTGGAAGCCTCTGAAAGAtctttctaatcagcagccagtCAGCTCCATGAATgctgaagaagttaaaagcacagACGCCTCAGATTGTGCAGAGACCAAGCCCCAGGGCCTCCGAATAGAGATTAAAAGCAAGAGTCGGGTCCGACCTGGATCTCTTTTTGATGAAGTTCGAAAGACAGCCAGGCTGAATCAAAGACAGAGGAACCAAGAGAGCTCAAGTGAGGAGAGATCTCCTTCCATAGAGGATAAAAGCAAGTCCCGGAGCCGAACCAGATCACCAAGTAAATCTGGATCGAGCCAGCAAACACGCTCAAGAACAAGATCGCTGTCCTCCAGCCGCTCGCGCACTCGATCAAGGAGTTCCACTTATTCCTATAG GTCTAGAAGCTACACTAGAAGTCGCAGCAGGAGAAGGTACAGTCGGGGTCGATCAAGGACTCGGAGCAGCACTGACCGGAGTTACAGAAGAGACAGCCACAG
- the nktr gene encoding NK-tumor recognition protein isoform X2 has translation MGVQDRPQCYFDVEINREPVGRIVFQLFSDVCPKTCTNFLGLCTGEKGRGKTTGKKLCYKGSTFHRIVKNFMIQGGDFIEGNGRGGESIYGGYFEDENFVLKHDRAFLLSMANRGKDTNGSQFFITTKTAPHLDGVHVVFGLVISGFEVIKHIENLKTDAASRPYADVRVIDCGQLTKPANDVLERRKKISPHSWDSSSSSSTSESQSDTEEKQPPPRKRKRRTRYKHLNKRRKEGKRRGSSSKKPPASQTSLCEQENADDDKGKDLNVKREKPVVRPEEIPPVPENRFLLRRDMQIHKTEPAHLAVSAVLSDQKPAITKSGRKIKGRGTMRYHTPPRSRSRSQSQDDDGDEDEKSSETPPHWKEEMQRTKIYQPPSGEKWSKGDKLNDHYSSRWEGKNASPWSRSRSHDYCSDHSTERASQNRRHKKEKRAKHRKKSKKQKHSKKLEIPKTKPKTDSTPHKTESSRSSSRKSKLSIKRERRSRSCTISSRRSSRRDWSGSDKIRRSSPLSRNSSSYSRSKSRSRSYSRSRSRSRSRTRSRSLSRSRSRSISRSRKRTSSRSPRNTRSNENNKSQVDPPRQNTQTNENVLPNAISESVPALPMSDSPPPSRWKPGQKPWKPSYVNVQEIKAKTPALLAQSSYTVKNSKENSRSSSYHDRHRHSDSERSVYSSDRSYNYKRRSRTRSSRSRSYRRSYSRSRSRGRYSSRSHTPVKYHSRSSSYSRSNSYDSYNYKTRAKSNSRERGVKHNNAIQESSPEATFGDRYLDNRKELKGEKENHRLYSSEYSTDSEKSNVKKNKKHDAVSKKQNNKSHSQSEADSIKTSEPKQKKHNTGSFREDQKSKSGWDSDSDNSKKEPGVEDGSSEFQQLESGRTNEKTSPGVEDRSSEFQQLDSGRTDEKTSSRKAFLSSKWDSEDHSETEEKKINRGGSAYSSKEEGEASSESDSEGGNSKSSKMSTRLACLSPANSETDLKKTSKKQTSIAAESSVLSSGSEKVMPKKKAKRKRKHKKRSSTKAGSRRGKTKSKGKKSKKKKQKPKETFHWQPPLEFGEEEEEERPEENVTVKQVVKEGLLKVIGETAVKHKESKSNAVETHKTPKENIQSGAASQRAQEQSTKNEQESKQSPMNVRSPRRGESTEAESSEVDGKELAEEFPEKTEQSDDSMEICTPEQNSPERDYAKTTLQQGSPLKEHVLPTNRDTENALNTTIVEALKMEPHPMNSRASSNVLVSNDSGDENDKAQNELQCLTIDPKWKPLKDLSNQQPVSSMNAEEVKSTDASDCAETKPQGLRIEIKSKSRVRPGSLFDEVRKTARLNQRQRNQESSSEERSPSIEDKSKSRSRTRSPSKSGSSQQTRSRTRSLSSSRSRTRSRSSTYSYRSRSYTRSRSRRRYSRGRSRTRSSTDRSYRRDSHSRTYSRSRSRSRSSNRRRRSRSVTYDSYYSRSRSRSSRRRRSDSYRRSRSYDRSSRSYRSYSRSDRSYSRRRSHS, from the exons ATGGGTGTTCAAGACCGGCCCCAGTGCTACTTTGACGTTGAAATCAATCGAGAGCCAG ttggacGCATTGTCTTCCAGCTTTTTTCGGATGTCTGTCCCAAGACATGTACAAATTTTCTTGGCTTGTGCACAG GTGAAAAAGGAAGAGGAAAAACAACAGGAAAGAAGCTATGTTACAAAGGCTCCACCTTCCATCGCATTGTTAAAAACTTCATGATCCAGGGTGGGGATTTCATTGAAG GTAATGGAAGAGGAGGTGAATCAATATATGGTGGCTATTTTGAAG ATGAAAACTTTGTTCTCAAACATGACAGAGCATTCCTTTTATCAATGGCAAACCGAGGCAAAGACACGAACGGGTCACAGTTTTTCAT AACTACAAAAACAGCACCTCATCTGGATGG AGTTCACGTTGTCTTTGGGCTGGTTATCTCAGGCTTTGAGGTGATAAAGCACATTGAGAATCTGAAAACGGACGCTGCCAGCAGACCCTACGCAGATGTCCGTGTGATTGATTGCGGACAGTTAACAAAGCCGGCCAACGATG TGCTGGAGCGCAGAAAGAAGATCTCTCCGCATTCATGGGATTCTTCATCGTCTTCGTCCACCTCGGAGTCCCAGAGCGACACAGAGGAGAAGCAGCCGCCGCCGCGCAAGCGCAAACGCAGAACCAGATACAAGCATCTAAACAAGAGAAGGAAGGAGGGGAAGAGAAGAGGAAGCAGCAGCAAGAAGCCCCCAGCAAGCCAAACAAG CTTGTGTGAACAGGAAAATGCTGATGATGACAAGGGGAAGGATTTGAATGTGAAGAGAGAGAAGCCTGTGGTGCGGCCTGAAGAAATCCCCCCCGTGCCAGAGAACAGGTTCTTACTGCGGAGGGACATGCAGATACACAAGACCGAGCC GGCACATCTGGCTGTATCGGCAGTTCTAAGTGATCAGAAGCCAGCCATCACAAAATCTGGACGCAAAATCAAAGGCAGAGGTACAATG AGATATCACACTCCTCCTCGGTCACGGTCTCGCTCACAGTCTCaagatgatgatggtgatgaagATGAGAAGAGCAGCGAGACCCCGCCTCACTGGAAAGAGGAAATGCAGAGAACAAAAATCTACCAGCCTCCCAGTGGAGAGAAGTGGAGTAAAGGGGACAA GCTGAATGACCATTACTCAAGCAGATGGGAAGGCAAAAATGCTTCCCCATGGTCAAGGTCCCGGTCACATGACTACTGCTCTGATCACAGCACCGAGAGAGCCAGTCAAAACAGAAGACACAAAAAGGAAAAGAGAGCAAAACACAGAAAGAAGTCTAAAAAGCAAAAGCATTCAAAAAAGCTGGAAATTcctaaaaccaaaccaaaaacagATTCAACACCTCACAAGACAGAGTCATCCCGTTCTTCAAGCAGGAAATCAAAGCTTTCTATTAAGCGTGAAAGAAGATCTAGATCTTGCACAATATCCTCAAGACGTTCCTCCAGACGAGACTGGTCAGGGTCTGACAAGATCCGTCGTTCCTCACCATTATCCAGAAACTCTTCCTCCTATTCTAGATCAAAAAGCAGATCAAGATCATATTctagaagcagaagcagaagtaGATCAAGAACGAGGTCTAGATCCTTGTCAAGGTCTAGAAGCAGATCCATATCAAGATCACGTAAGAGGACATCATCGAGATCGCCTAGAAACACACGCTCAAATGAGAACAATAAAAGCCAGGTTGATCCCCCtagacaaaacacacaaacaaatgagAATGTTTTACCAAATGCTATCTCTGAGAGTGTTCCTGCGTTACCCATGAGTGATAGCCCCCCGCCTTCAAGGTGGAAACCAGGTCAAAAGCCTTGGAAACCTTCCTATGTAAATGTTCAGGAAATCAAAGCCAAAACTCCAGCTCTACTTGCACAATCGAGTTACACAGTAAAGAACAGCAAGGAGAATTCACGATCTTCATCATACCACGACCGGCACAGACACTCGGACAGCGAGAGAAGTGTTTACTCAAGCGATAGGAGCTATAACTATAAGAGGAGGTCCAGGACCAGGTCTTCAAGAAGTAGATCATACAGGAGATCGTACAGTAGATCAAGAAGTAGAGGTCGTTATAGCTCAAGGTCACACACTCCAGTAAAGTATCATAGTCGTTCTTCATCCTACAGCAGATCCAACTCCTACGATTCCTATAATTATAAAACAAGGGCAAAATCTAATTCCAGAGAGCGAGGTGTCAAACATAACAATGCAATTCAAGAAAGTAGCCCTGAAGCTACATTTGGTGACAGGTATTTGGATAACAGAAAAGAGCTAAAAGGAGAAAAGGAAAATCACAGATTGTACTCCTCTGAGTATTCTACCGACAGTGAAAAaagcaatgtgaaaaaaaataaaaagcatgatgCGGTCTCAAAGAAGCAAAACAATAAATCGCATTCACAGTCGGAAGCCGACAGCATTAAAACATCTGAGCCAAAACAGAAGAAACATAACACGGGTTCTTTTAGGGAGGATCAGAAATCAAAGTCCGGGTGGGACAGTGATAGTGATAATTCAAAAAAAGAGCCAGGTGTTGAAGACGGATCATCTGAATTCCAGCAGCTCGAATCCGGCAGGACCAATGAAAAGACCAGCCCAGGTGTTGAAGACAGATCATCTGAATTCCAGCAGCTCGACTCTGGCAGGACCGATGAAAAGACCAGCAGCAGGAAGGCGTTTCTCAGCAGCAAATGGGATTCGGAAGATCACTCAGAAACTGAAGAGAAAAAGATCAACAGAGGAGGTTCGGCATATTCAAGCAAAGAAGAAGGTGAAGCTAGCTCGGAATCTGATAGTGAAGGCGGTAACTCTAAAAGCAGCAAAATGAGCACGAGATTGGCTTGTCTGTCACCTGCAAATTCAGAAACTGATCTGAAAAAGACCTCAAAGAAACAGACTTCAATTGCTGCTGAAAGTTCAGTTTTGAGTTCAGGAAGTGAGAAGGTAATGCCCAAGAAGAAAGCAAAACGCAAACGCAAGCACAAGAAACGAAGCTCGACAAAGGCAGGGTCCAGAAGAGGAAAGACCAAATCTAAGGGTaagaaatccaaaaaaaaaaaacagaaacccaaGGAGACATTCCACTGGCAGCCTCCTCTGGAGTTtggggaagaggaggaggaggaaagacCAGAAGAGAATGTGACTGTAAAACAGGTCGTGAAGGAAGGTCTGTTAAAAGTTATTGGGGAGACTGCAGTTAAACACAAAGAAAGTAAAAGCAATGCTGTGGAAACTCACAAGACACCCAAAGAAAACATCCAATCAGGTGCAGCTTCTCAGAGGGCTCAAGAACAGTCAACCAAAAATGAACAAGAATCAAAGCAATCGCCAATGAATGTCAGGAGTCCAAGACGAGGTGAAAGTACAGAAGCAGAATCCAGCGAAGTTGATGGTAAAGAACTTGCTGAAGAGTTCCCAGAGAAAACAGAGCAATCTGATGATAGTATGGAGATCTGTACCCCAGAGCAGAACTCTCCTGAAAGGGACTATGCAAAAACTACACTGCAGCAGGGCTCCCCATTAAAAGAGCATGTCCTTCCtacaaacagagacacagagaatgCTTTAAACACAACTATAGTAGAAGCATTAAAGATGGAGCCACATCCGATGAATAGCAGAGCCTCTTCTAACGTGTTGGTAAGCAACGATTCAGGGGATGAAAATGATAAAGCACAAAATGAATTGCAGTGTTTAACTATTGACCCAAAGTGGAAGCCTCTGAAAGAtctttctaatcagcagccagtCAGCTCCATGAATgctgaagaagttaaaagcacagACGCCTCAGATTGTGCAGAGACCAAGCCCCAGGGCCTCCGAATAGAGATTAAAAGCAAGAGTCGGGTCCGACCTGGATCTCTTTTTGATGAAGTTCGAAAGACAGCCAGGCTGAATCAAAGACAGAGGAACCAAGAGAGCTCAAGTGAGGAGAGATCTCCTTCCATAGAGGATAAAAGCAAGTCCCGGAGCCGAACCAGATCACCAAGTAAATCTGGATCGAGCCAGCAAACACGCTCAAGAACAAGATCGCTGTCCTCCAGCCGCTCGCGCACTCGATCAAGGAGTTCCACTTATTCCTATAG GTCTAGAAGCTACACTAGAAGTCGCAGCAGGAGAAGGTACAGTCGGGGTCGATCAAGGACTCGGAGCAGCACTGACCGGAGTTACAGAAGAGACAGCCACAG